A window of the Blattabacterium cuenoti genome harbors these coding sequences:
- a CDS encoding NAD(P)H-hydrate dehydratase, which yields MKILSLNQIRKTDQYCIDSESISSVQLMERAAKGCFDWIIHNNFFKIREIPFIVLVGNGNNGGDGLSLSYMLHLYGATVSVYIVPISSHFSNEFLIKKNQILQHNINLKTINEGEKFPFLNQESYIIDAIFGIGFNRILNQYWKSFFHYINEKKFQAVISIDTPSGLFIEKSHENFEGIIKATHTLTFQVPKLSFLLPNYADYVGNWYLINIGWNKDFIRKIKTKNFYIDDVYIHAIYKKKIRKKFSHKGNYGHGMIIGGSFGMIGSVILSATASFRTGIGKLSVYVPSCGYQIIQNAVPEAIVNTDHQTHWISNIPILNENINAIGIGMGMGTHPKTVYALESFLLKNKKIPMVIDADAINILSYEFKLLDLLPKETIITPHPKEFQRLCRCSWKNDYEKLHILKKMSTKHKIFIVLKGAHSIISTPHGILYFNSTGNTGMATSGSGDVLTGMIMSFLSQGYSPKESCIMGVYLHGLAGDIASKNLSEESIIANDIINYIGKAYLKI from the coding sequence ATGAAAATTCTTTCTTTAAATCAAATTAGAAAAACAGATCAATATTGTATTGATTCCGAATCTATTTCTTCTGTTCAATTAATGGAAAGAGCAGCTAAAGGTTGTTTTGATTGGATTATTCATAATAATTTTTTCAAAATTAGAGAAATTCCATTTATAGTATTAGTAGGAAATGGAAATAATGGAGGAGATGGACTCTCTTTATCTTATATGTTACATTTATACGGAGCAACAGTTTCGGTATATATAGTTCCCATATCTAGTCATTTTTCAAATGAGTTTTTAATCAAAAAAAATCAAATACTACAGCATAATATAAATTTAAAAACAATTAATGAAGGAGAAAAATTTCCTTTTTTAAATCAGGAAAGTTATATTATTGATGCTATTTTCGGAATAGGATTCAATCGTATATTGAATCAATATTGGAAATCTTTTTTTCATTATATCAATGAAAAAAAATTCCAAGCGGTTATATCCATAGACACTCCATCTGGACTTTTTATAGAAAAAAGCCATGAAAATTTTGAAGGAATAATCAAAGCTACTCATACTTTAACTTTTCAAGTTCCCAAATTATCTTTTTTATTACCAAATTACGCAGATTATGTTGGAAATTGGTATTTGATAAATATTGGATGGAATAAAGATTTTATTCGTAAAATAAAAACTAAAAATTTTTATATAGATGATGTATATATACATGCTATATATAAAAAAAAAATAAGAAAAAAATTTTCGCATAAAGGAAATTATGGTCATGGAATGATTATAGGTGGAAGTTTTGGCATGATAGGGTCTGTAATACTTTCCGCAACTGCCAGTTTTCGTACTGGAATAGGAAAATTAAGTGTATATGTTCCTTCCTGTGGATATCAGATAATCCAAAATGCAGTTCCAGAAGCTATTGTAAATACAGACCATCAAACACATTGGATTAGTAATATTCCAATTCTCAATGAAAATATAAATGCAATAGGAATAGGAATGGGAATGGGAACTCATCCTAAAACGGTATATGCTCTAGAATCTTTTTTATTAAAAAATAAAAAAATACCTATGGTAATTGATGCAGATGCTATAAATATATTATCATATGAATTCAAATTATTGGATCTTCTTCCTAAAGAAACCATCATTACTCCACATCCAAAAGAATTTCAAAGATTATGTCGTTGTTCATGGAAAAATGATTATGAAAAATTACATATTTTAAAAAAAATGTCTACTAAACATAAAATTTTTATTGTATTAAAAGGAGCACATTCCATTATTTCAACTCCTCATGGAATTCTATATTTTAATAGTACAGGAAATACAGGGATGGCAACATCTGGGAGTGGAGATGTTCTTACTGGAATGATTATGAGTTTTTTATCTCAAGGATATTCTCCAAAAGAATCATGCATAATGGGAGTTTATTTACACGGATTAGCAGGAGATATTGCCTCAAAAAATTTAAGCGAGGAATCCATCATCGCTAATGATATTATTAATTATATAGGAAAAGCGTATCTAAAAATTTAA
- the lnt gene encoding apolipoprotein N-acyltransferase: protein MLGLGWPTDGYPIYLFIAFVPLLYVENYLNHSLFYILLFSFITFLTWNAISTWWLSYAKRINGTFSVEAYLTPVLCNALFMSIIFSFYSCIKKHIKDKKIGYVFLVCLWISFEKMHLEWELSWPWLNLGNGFANYTEWIQWYEYTGVLGGSIWIWIVNIGFAESIIKYKNDKNVLLLYKKIFFNVGIIFIMIFISNIIYIRYKKNQYKRTANVLILQPNIDPYNQKYYISTNKLISKLKRLIDQKISKESMIIIAPETMFSEKIQIKNINKNKIISVFKNYLRNKSPNTVFITGVELISLYKKKNKSKTSIPIFSKKTKNIQWIDVFNSVIQIGTNENIAFHHKSKLVPAVETFPYKKIFSPILGNILLNFGGTVMELGKETYPSVFHHPYLGIKIAPIICYESVFGEYVSNFFRKKNVDFMVIITNDGWWGLSQGHKQHMYYARIRAIENRKYIARSANTGISCFINEKGEIISYIPYGKEGVLYNKIYLNKKKTFYIKYGDFISKISLLTTIIILLYTITYKYNIIYR, encoded by the coding sequence TTGTTAGGATTAGGATGGCCTACAGATGGGTATCCCATATATTTATTTATTGCTTTTGTTCCTTTATTATATGTAGAAAATTATTTGAATCATTCTTTATTTTATATTTTATTATTTTCTTTTATTACTTTTTTAACATGGAATGCAATTTCTACATGGTGGTTATCTTATGCAAAAAGAATTAATGGAACTTTTTCTGTAGAAGCTTATTTAACCCCTGTATTATGTAATGCTCTTTTTATGTCAATTATTTTTTCTTTTTATTCATGTATTAAAAAACATATAAAAGACAAAAAAATAGGATATGTATTTCTGGTTTGTTTATGGATTTCTTTCGAAAAAATGCATTTAGAATGGGAATTATCTTGGCCTTGGTTGAATTTAGGAAATGGTTTCGCCAATTACACGGAATGGATTCAATGGTATGAATATACAGGAGTTTTAGGGGGATCTATATGGATATGGATTGTGAATATTGGATTTGCAGAATCTATTATTAAATATAAAAATGATAAAAACGTTTTATTATTATATAAAAAAATATTTTTTAATGTAGGAATAATTTTTATTATGATTTTTATTTCAAATATTATTTATATAAGATATAAAAAAAATCAATATAAACGTACTGCAAACGTATTAATACTGCAGCCAAACATAGATCCATACAATCAAAAATATTACATTTCCACAAATAAATTAATTTCAAAATTAAAAAGATTAATAGATCAAAAGATCTCTAAAGAATCGATGATAATTATAGCTCCTGAAACTATGTTTTCAGAAAAAATACAAATAAAAAATATAAATAAAAATAAAATTATTTCTGTATTTAAAAATTATTTGAGAAATAAATCTCCAAATACAGTATTTATAACAGGAGTAGAATTAATTTCTTTATATAAAAAAAAAAATAAAAGTAAAACTTCCATTCCTATTTTTTCAAAAAAAACGAAAAATATACAATGGATAGATGTTTTTAATTCGGTCATTCAAATAGGGACCAATGAAAATATTGCATTTCATCATAAATCTAAATTAGTACCAGCAGTAGAAACTTTTCCTTATAAGAAAATTTTTTCACCTATATTAGGAAATATATTACTTAATTTTGGAGGAACTGTAATGGAACTTGGAAAAGAAACTTATCCTTCTGTTTTTCACCATCCTTATTTAGGAATAAAAATAGCTCCTATTATTTGTTATGAATCTGTTTTTGGTGAATATGTTTCTAATTTTTTTAGAAAAAAAAATGTAGATTTTATGGTGATTATTACTAATGATGGATGGTGGGGATTATCGCAAGGACATAAACAACATATGTATTATGCTCGAATTAGAGCGATTGAAAATCGAAAATATATAGCTAGATCTGCAAATACAGGAATATCTTGTTTTATCAACGAAAAAGGAGAAATCATATCATATATTCCTTATGGAAAAGAAGGTGTTTTGTATAATAAAATATATCTCAATAAAAAGAAAACTTTTTACATTAAATATGGAGATTTTATTTCAAAAATTAGTTTATTGACAACAATCATAATTTTATTATATACTATTACATATAAATATAATATCATATACAGATAA
- the rodA gene encoding rod shape-determining protein RodA, which yields MTKRNKISLRNIDWGIVLFYIIMIFFGYMNLYSVSPEKAEKQLIWILLSLAFIFIIFLFKPIYYKHITPFFFLFTLFLLVGVFFFGKNINGSKSWYVFGPISFQPSELAKISTSLMIAHIMSQEDIENNNKALLHISIILGVPAFLIFLQPDPGSSIIFSSFLLTLYREGLSIFFILYFLFYIFLFVASLSFSPWIVVLLLFIFFIFFFLFKKKILFVDLFFYIFLFISFSVFSIFSPFFFQKFLKQHHKDRINILFQNEFDRKYRDNVGYNLLYSKTAIGSGKFFGKGYQKGTVTKGKFVPEQHTDYIFCTVGEEWGFIGSGILIIFYLLFISRIYLLSERQKDIFGRIFGYSVGNILFIHFIINLGMVMGLFPTIGIVLPFFSYGGSSLWSFTVLLFIFIRIDASDQTSLI from the coding sequence TTGACAAAAAGAAATAAAATATCGCTTAGAAACATAGATTGGGGAATTGTTCTCTTTTATATTATTATGATTTTTTTTGGATATATGAATTTATATTCAGTTTCTCCTGAAAAAGCAGAAAAACAATTAATATGGATATTATTAAGTCTTGCTTTCATTTTTATTATTTTTTTATTTAAACCTATTTATTATAAACATATAACTCCATTTTTCTTTTTATTTACGTTATTTCTTTTAGTTGGAGTATTTTTTTTTGGAAAAAATATAAATGGGTCAAAATCTTGGTATGTTTTTGGTCCTATTAGTTTTCAACCATCTGAATTAGCTAAAATATCAACATCTTTAATGATAGCTCATATTATGAGTCAAGAAGATATAGAGAATAATAATAAAGCATTATTACATATATCTATTATATTGGGAGTCCCTGCTTTTTTAATATTTTTACAACCTGATCCTGGTTCTTCTATAATTTTTTCTTCTTTTCTTCTTACTTTGTATAGAGAAGGTTTATCTATTTTTTTTATACTTTATTTTTTATTTTATATTTTTTTGTTTGTAGCTTCGTTAAGCTTTTCCCCTTGGATTGTAGTTTTACTTTTATTCATTTTTTTTATTTTTTTCTTTCTTTTTAAGAAAAAAATATTGTTTGTAGATTTATTTTTTTATATATTTTTATTTATTAGTTTTTCAGTTTTTTCTATTTTTTCTCCATTTTTTTTTCAAAAATTTTTAAAACAACATCATAAAGATAGAATCAATATTTTATTTCAAAATGAATTTGACAGAAAATATAGAGATAATGTAGGATATAATTTATTATATTCTAAAACAGCCATTGGTTCTGGAAAATTCTTTGGAAAAGGATATCAAAAAGGAACTGTAACAAAAGGAAAATTTGTTCCTGAACAACATACGGATTATATTTTTTGTACAGTGGGAGAAGAATGGGGGTTTATAGGAAGTGGAATTCTAATTATATTTTATTTATTATTTATTAGTCGTATTTATCTTTTATCTGAAAGACAAAAAGATATTTTTGGAAGAATATTTGGATATTCGGTTGGAAATATTCTTTTTATTCATTTTATTATTAATTTAGGGATGGTTATGGGGCTTTTTCCTACAATAGGAATTGTTTTACCTTTTTTCAGTTATGGAGGATCATCTCTTTGGTCTTTTACGGTTTTATTATTTATATTTATAAGAATAGATGCATCAGATCAAACTAGTTTGATTTGA